A window of Sphaeramia orbicularis chromosome 8, fSphaOr1.1, whole genome shotgun sequence genomic DNA:
GTCAAACCAATAGGGGGAATTGTTTAAAGGTTCAAAACCCTCTTGCAGATCAAAACTGTCAAACAACTCTGGCATCCAGTACACTCATACTGTAGGCCAAACTGCTGAACAGGACaggttaaagaaaaacaaaacaaacaaaaaaccaaaaaacactgagaaagagacgacctacaggggttggacaaaataatggaaacaccttcacctcaggatgataatgccccaatccatacagctagaattgttaaagaatggcttgaggaacattctaatgaagttgagcatctcgtatggccggcacagtccccagacctcaacattattgagcatttatggtcagttttagagattcaagtaagacgtcgatttccaccgccatcgtctctaaaagagttggagggtattctaactgaataatggcttaaaattcctttggaaacaattcacaagttgtatgaatcaatacctcggagaattgaggctgcaattgccgcaaaaggcggacctacaccatattaaattatattttgttgattttttaaggtgtttccattattttgtccaacccctgtagttcatGTATTGTATTTCACATATCATGAAAGATAATATTCTTTTATTTACTGTGTTTCATCTACGGTGATAACTACAGCACAGATAATTTACTATCAGTTGTGTTTGTTTATAATCTAGTAAATAATAAAGGACATTGGTGTGATCATGGTGACACCTCTGTTATTATAAGTTAAATCTTCTGTTTTACagtacaaaacatacaaaattacAAAAGGAGTACGTGGAACCTTTTACCCATTTGTCTTCAATGACATTATGGGACTTGAGAAGGACAAAGGAGTTCGTGAGGAGGACATCAAACAAGCCATGATGGGACATGTCAAAGATGGTTACGTGGTAAAGTTACTGAATTAAACTGTTAAGCAACTAACTGTGATGTGCAGAAATATGGTACATTTGACCTAAACTATGTACATGTATTGTCGTTACATGTAGTGTATGGAGAAAAAAGCAAATTAAtagtgtttttcattgttttacagTTCAATCCATGCTCCACATTATCCACAGATGATAAAAACTACAACACAAACCCCAGTCTGAGTGACAAAGTACATGTTCTGGTTTGTGTCATCTCTGCCAAAGCTCTATGGTTTAAGGAATTACCGATGGACATGAATAAGATGAACCAGGAAGCTAGCTCTGCCTCTAAAGTACATTCACTGGAAGATATTATGAAGAAGATGAGGAAAGTGAGGCTGGAAGCTAGTGATATGGGTGAgtacaaaaattaatttgggggTTGGTTCATAGGTAAAGTTGAAATGATGACCtgattaatattaactttattatCTTTGGTGTCTGCTCTTTATCCTCAGGGATTCCTCAAATGGCTATTCTCACCAACATTGATGAAGCCTGTCCTGAGGTCGATGCAGACTTAAGAAACGTCTACAGAAGCAAGCATGTGAAAAAACAGGTAGGTCTAAAtgtatttgtttcatgtttacaGAGTTATAATCTTACATTGAAATAACACAAATATCCTCTTTAAGTGGAAGTTTACAATAACTTCTTTAATGTTATCTTGTTAATTTGACAAAATAGATGGAGGTGCTGAGTAAATCACTGGGTATTCCACTGAACTGCATCTTTCCTGTGAAGAACTACCACTCAGAAGTCACTCCAAATGATGACCTTGAAATGCTGATACTGATGGCACTGAAACAGATGCTCAACTTTGGAGAAGATTTTGTGAATGACttgtaaatgcacatgagacaaaTTTTGTTTAATGTCATCATGAAAATAATCATGATTGATTTTGAAGTTTAAGACAGTGGGAAACATAGATTTATGTCTTACATTATACCTGATACAGCAAATAGAAGTGCTTTAGTTCAGCTCATCATGAAAAGAAATCATGTCAAAAATTCATATTTAGTCACATGCTGTGGGAAACAGAGATTTATAGCTTCATTTACAGTTACGGCTTATATTATACCTGATAAATCAAGCAGAAGTACGCTGGTTAAGTGCAGACCTTTAACTTCGATAAAAGCTAACATAATAAAAAAGACTCTGTAACAAGTTTAATTCATAATATCACATATTGCATCGTAAATAGTTTCTTTAGGATGTTACTTTGGGATCGCCTCTTCTAGCGCATATTAATGCCCGCTTGAATGATAAACTGCAATGAACTTGTACTAATTaagaaataacataaaaatacaacatgACCAAATGTGTGAAGACGTTGCATTATTTTATGGtttactgtgttttttctttcttgtcaGGCCTCAAACTGTTCACTAattctttgtgtgtcttttttttattgaacaatgaacaagtGAACAATATGACACAATACACAATattacatcaaagtaggataaaaaaaaaatcacatttcacaaaatattttacattttcaatatatacaaatgcaagtaaaatactactactactactactactactactactactactaataataataataaaaggttgaggtataaaaattgaaattatttaaaccaaataagattatatacttgacaaagtcttttttttattttacttgctttagagtttataatgttcttcaaattaTCTAAATAGTTggggaaaaaagtgctttaaaaacactAATATTAGGACAATGATGCGtaaatttagtgcaatgaatgtgaaatgtgGCCAATATTATTCTTTGTGTGTGTCAGTTTGGTCGGTGCAGATAACCCTACGCTGTTAAAATGATTCTGACGTCATCACGTGATGTGGTCAACAACTCAGCTGTTGGGATGATGCCTTTACTTACCGTCGTAAATGTAGTATTAAATGATCACAGCTTGGTTGCTGCGTTGTATGCTTGAATTTAATTGCACTTTCTAAAAT
This region includes:
- the LOC115423645 gene encoding interferon-induced protein 44-like isoform X1; the encoded protein is MGGFFSKPEVEPPSPPLLHKEWRAVEWNAKDKYLRSVKCFEPLQPHNDERNKAEHIRILLHGPIGHGKSTFINSVDTIVRGRIAGRALADAVGGETFTTKYKTYKITKGVRGTFYPFVFNDIMGLEKDKGVREEDIKQAMMGHVKDGYVFNPCSTLSTDDKNYNTNPSLSDKVHVLVCVISAKALWFKELPMDMNKMNQEASSASKVHSLEDIMKKMRKVRLEASDMGIPQMAILTNIDEACPEVDADLRNVYRSKHVKKQMEVLSKSLGIPLNCIFPVKNYHSEVTPNDDLEMLILMALKQMLNFGEDFVNDL
- the LOC115423645 gene encoding interferon-induced protein 44-like isoform X3; translation: MGGFFSKPEVEPPLLDKEWRPVPWKDRMTGRALAVASGTSFTKKYTTYKITKGARGTFYPFVFNDTMGLEKDHGVREEDIKLAMMGHVKDGYRFNPCSTLSTDDKNYNTNPSLSDKVHVLVCVISAKALWFKELPMDMNKMNQEASSASKVHSLEDIMKKMRKVRLEASDMGIPQMAILTNIDEACPEVDADLRNVYRSKHVKKQMEVLSKSLGIPLNCIFPVKNYHSEVTPNDDLEMLILMALKQMLNFGEDFVNDL
- the LOC115423645 gene encoding interferon-induced protein 44-like isoform X4; this encodes MAGCAMEYTTYNFKKGARGTFYPFVFNDIMGLEKDQGVHEEDIKLAMMGHVKEGYTFNPCSTLSTDDKNYNTNPSLSDKVHVLVCVISAKALWFKELPMDMNKMNQEASSASKVHSLEDIMKKMRKVRLEASDMGIPQMAILTNIDEACPEVDADLRNVYRSKHVKKQMEVLSKSLGIPLNCIFPVKNYHSEVTPNDDLEMLILMALKQMLNFGEDFVNDL
- the LOC115423645 gene encoding interferon-induced protein 44-like isoform X2, with translation MGGFFSKPEVEPPLLDKEWRPVPWNAKAEYLQSVRCFEPFQPHNDERNEDQHIRILLHGPVGHGKSSFINTVNSVLRDRMTGRALAVASGTSFTKKYTTYKITKGARGTFYPFVFNDTMGLEKDHGVREEDIKLAMMGHVKDGYRFNPCSTLSTDDKNYNTNPSLSDKVHVLVCVISAKALWFKELPMDMNKMNQEASSASKVHSLEDIMKKMRKVRLEASDMGIPQMAILTNIDEACPEVDADLRNVYRSKHVKKQMEVLSKSLGIPLNCIFPVKNYHSEVTPNDDLEMLILMALKQMLNFGEDFVNDL